The proteins below are encoded in one region of Neisseria macacae ATCC 33926:
- a CDS encoding translocation/assembly module TamB domain-containing protein, whose translation MSETAVQETQETPNSVPTSSETQSTPPKRKRRWLRGLLLTLVVLVCALAGFIGWLVGTESGLRFGLYKIPSWFGVKIASETLEGTLVKGFHGDKWMIETDGADVKISAFRFDWKPSELFQRSLHITEIVAGDIAVVPKPTPPKEKKPSKGLPESIDLPVLVFVDRLETGRLSVGKNFDKQTVYLDHLNAAYHYDQKEHRLDLKALDTPWSNSTGSAVVGLEKPFALNTTVQTKGELEGETIEGKARLWGSLQDVQTEILLDGDDVHLSAKSTVHPFAASLDKMIGEVLIKGFNINPTAFLPSLPKANLTFDATVVPSFTHGIALDGSLDLENKAAGFADAKSIPVRNILADFTINDNGVVTVQESEIGLLEEGSFNVAGTVDTVKNALALKINVNNLVSDDLVRTNVAGQWNGFIGVKGETSSPAVDWNLESSNAQLSGLLSFATDRKHGQRTLKLDRVRVAPQNGGELTAQGSLELFKDRLLKLDVSSKAFNPSRLDPKLPAGSVNGTINLSGELAKEKFAGKMQFAPSTLNNVPLSGKADVVYESGHLPRALTDLRLGNNIVKTNGSFGKKGDRLNIDITAPDLSRFGFGLGGLLNTRGYISGDLKGGLKTYEADLSGEARALRVGDAVNIRMLDFKLKGTPDINRPLAADIKGSHIALSGGATVIDAVDLSLNGTGAQHRIHGSSSMALDGKPYKLEVNAAGGLNKDFNQWKGSVDTLDIGGAFNLKLQNRMNLEAGAERVSMSAARWSAMGGSLNLQNFVWDKKAGITSKGSAQSLHITELQNFVKIPVEHNLVLGGDWDLAYSQNARGYLNINRQSGDIILPNKDPKKQMPLGLSALSLRTRFQNGRIDSTLDGSTRFGSVNANLGISQQFGNKIANAPISGKINLNVPDLGAIKTFLPATAQGITGRLNAAATIGGRVGSPTIAATLNGTSNYGTADGTVNIGQGASMDTAPLSGKLNLNVADLEVFRNFLPVGQTVKGRLNAAVSLGGRVGEPQLSGTLNGENLYYRNQTQGLILDNGVLRSHLQGQRWVIDSLKFHKGGTLELKGSVNLANADPDVDVDVVFDKYDTLSRPNRRLRLSGSAKVQYNQQKGVFLNGTLNSDYGMFGSQKSSMPSLDDDVVVLGEEKKQTAAVTPINLNLTLNLNDNIRFVGYGADITIGGKLTITSHPGEAIQGVGTVKVVKGRYKAYGQDLDITKGTVSFVGPLNNPNLNIRAERRLSPVGAGVEVLGSLSNPRVTLVAKEAMSEKDKLSWLILNRASSGSDGDNAALSAAAGALLAGQVNDRLGLVDDLGITSQRSRNAQTGELNPAEQVLTVGKQFTNNLYAGYEYGLSSAEQSVKLVYQLTRAIQAVARVGSRSYGGELKYTIRFDRLFRSDYENDRKIEEAEKQKAEQTQ comes from the coding sequence ATGTCCGAAACAGCAGTCCAAGAAACCCAAGAAACGCCAAACAGTGTGCCTACGTCGTCTGAAACACAATCCACCCCGCCCAAGCGCAAGAGACGCTGGTTGCGGGGTCTGTTGCTGACGTTGGTTGTGCTGGTGTGCGCGCTGGCGGGCTTTATCGGCTGGCTGGTGGGGACGGAATCGGGCTTGCGTTTCGGTTTGTACAAGATTCCGTCCTGGTTTGGTGTGAAGATTGCGTCGGAAACGCTGGAAGGTACGCTGGTTAAGGGTTTTCACGGCGATAAGTGGATGATTGAAACGGATGGGGCGGATGTGAAAATCAGCGCGTTCCGTTTTGATTGGAAGCCGTCCGAGCTGTTTCAGCGCAGCCTGCACATTACTGAAATTGTGGCGGGCGATATTGCGGTCGTGCCGAAGCCGACGCCGCCGAAAGAGAAAAAGCCGTCCAAAGGGCTGCCGGAGAGCATTGATTTGCCTGTGCTGGTGTTCGTTGACCGTTTGGAAACGGGCAGACTCAGCGTGGGCAAAAATTTTGACAAGCAGACGGTCTATCTCGACCATCTGAATGCGGCATACCATTACGATCAGAAAGAACACCGCTTGGATTTGAAAGCCCTCGATACGCCGTGGAGCAATTCGACGGGTTCGGCGGTGGTCGGGCTGGAGAAGCCGTTTGCGCTCAATACGACGGTTCAGACGAAGGGCGAGCTGGAAGGCGAGACGATAGAGGGTAAGGCACGTCTGTGGGGCAGTTTGCAGGATGTGCAGACTGAAATTCTGCTGGACGGCGACGATGTGCATTTGTCGGCGAAATCTACGGTGCATCCTTTTGCCGCTTCGTTGGACAAGATGATCGGCGAGGTGCTGATTAAGGGTTTCAACATCAATCCGACTGCTTTCCTGCCGTCGCTGCCTAAGGCAAACCTGACGTTTGACGCGACCGTCGTGCCTTCGTTTACGCACGGTATCGCGCTGGACGGCTCGCTCGACTTGGAAAACAAGGCGGCGGGTTTTGCCGATGCAAAATCCATTCCGGTGCGCAACATTCTGGCGGACTTCACGATTAACGACAACGGCGTGGTAACTGTCCAAGAGTCTGAAATCGGGCTGTTGGAGGAAGGTTCGTTCAATGTTGCCGGTACGGTCGATACGGTAAAAAACGCGCTTGCGCTCAAGATTAATGTGAACAATCTTGTTTCAGACGACCTCGTCCGCACCAATGTTGCCGGTCAGTGGAACGGGTTTATCGGTGTCAAAGGCGAAACTTCATCGCCCGCTGTGGACTGGAATCTTGAAAGCAGCAACGCGCAACTTTCCGGCCTGCTGTCCTTCGCCACCGACAGAAAACACGGACAGCGCACCCTCAAACTCGACCGCGTCCGCGTCGCACCGCAAAACGGCGGCGAACTGACGGCGCAAGGTTCGCTCGAACTCTTCAAAGACCGCCTGCTCAAGCTCGATGTTTCCAGCAAGGCGTTCAATCCTTCCCGCCTTGACCCGAAACTGCCTGCAGGCAGCGTCAATGGCACCATCAATCTCTCAGGCGAACTGGCGAAAGAAAAATTCGCCGGCAAAATGCAGTTTGCGCCGAGTACGTTAAACAACGTCCCCCTCAGCGGTAAAGCCGATGTCGTTTACGAATCCGGACACCTCCCGCGCGCGCTGACCGATTTGCGTTTGGGCAACAATATCGTCAAAACCAACGGCAGCTTCGGTAAAAAAGGCGACCGCCTCAATATCGACATCACCGCTCCCGACCTTTCCCGTTTCGGTTTCGGACTGGGCGGGCTGCTCAATACGCGCGGCTACATTTCAGGCGACCTCAAAGGCGGGCTGAAAACCTACGAAGCCGACCTCTCCGGCGAAGCGCGCGCACTGCGTGTCGGCGATGCCGTCAACATCCGTATGCTTGACTTCAAACTCAAAGGCACGCCCGACATCAACCGTCCGCTTGCCGCCGACATCAAAGGCAGCCACATCGCCCTTTCCGGCGGCGCGACCGTCATCGATGCGGTCGACCTGTCCCTCAACGGAACGGGCGCGCAACACCGCATACACGGCAGCAGCAGCATGGCGTTGGACGGTAAACCTTACAAACTCGAAGTCAACGCGGCGGGCGGTCTGAACAAAGACTTCAATCAGTGGAAAGGCAGCGTGGACACGCTCGACATCGGTGGCGCGTTCAACCTCAAACTGCAAAACCGCATGAACCTCGAAGCAGGTGCGGAACGCGTTTCCATGAGCGCGGCGCGCTGGAGCGCAATGGGAGGCAGCCTCAACCTGCAAAACTTCGTTTGGGACAAAAAAGCCGGCATCACCAGCAAAGGCAGTGCGCAAAGCCTGCACATCACCGAGCTGCAAAACTTCGTCAAAATCCCCGTCGAACACAACTTGGTACTCGGCGGCGATTGGGATTTGGCGTACAGTCAAAACGCCCGCGGCTACCTCAACATCAACCGCCAAAGCGGCGACATCATCCTGCCGAACAAAGACCCGAAAAAACAGATGCCCTTGGGTTTGAGCGCGCTCTCCTTGCGTACCCGTTTCCAAAACGGTCGCATCGACAGCACGCTTGACGGCAGCACCCGTTTCGGCAGCGTCAACGCCAATCTGGGCATCAGCCAGCAGTTCGGCAACAAAATCGCCAATGCGCCCATAAGCGGCAAAATCAACCTCAACGTCCCCGACTTGGGCGCCATCAAAACCTTCCTGCCCGCTACCGCGCAAGGCATTACAGGTCGTCTGAACGCAGCCGCCACCATAGGCGGGCGCGTCGGTTCGCCCACCATCGCCGCCACCTTGAACGGCACCAGCAACTACGGCACTGCCGACGGTACGGTCAACATCGGACAAGGCGCCAGCATGGACACCGCGCCTTTGAGCGGCAAACTCAACCTCAACGTCGCCGACCTCGAAGTCTTCCGCAACTTCCTGCCCGTCGGACAAACCGTCAAAGGTCGTCTGAATGCCGCCGTCAGCCTTGGCGGACGCGTCGGCGAACCGCAGCTTTCTGGTACGCTCAACGGCGAAAACCTCTACTACCGCAACCAAACCCAAGGCCTCATCCTCGACAACGGCGTTTTACGTTCCCATTTGCAGGGGCAGCGCTGGGTCATCGACAGCCTCAAGTTCCACAAAGGCGGTACGCTCGAGCTTAAAGGCTCTGTCAACCTTGCCAACGCCGATCCGGACGTTGACGTAGATGTCGTCTTCGACAAATACGACACCCTTTCCCGTCCGAACCGCCGCCTGCGCCTCTCCGGCAGCGCGAAAGTGCAATACAACCAGCAAAAAGGCGTGTTCCTCAACGGTACGTTAAACAGCGACTACGGTATGTTCGGTTCGCAAAAATCCTCCATGCCCTCGTTGGACGACGATGTCGTCGTGTTGGGCGAAGAGAAAAAACAAACCGCCGCCGTGACGCCCATCAACCTCAACCTGACGCTCAACCTCAACGACAACATCCGTTTCGTCGGTTACGGCGCAGACATCACCATAGGCGGCAAGCTGACCATCACGTCCCACCCGGGCGAAGCCATCCAAGGCGTCGGTACGGTTAAAGTCGTTAAAGGCCGTTACAAAGCCTACGGACAAGACCTCGACATCACCAAAGGTACGGTTTCTTTCGTCGGTCCGCTCAACAACCCTAATTTGAACATCCGCGCCGAACGCCGTCTTTCCCCCGTCGGTGCGGGCGTCGAAGTCCTCGGCAGCCTCTCCAATCCGCGCGTGACCCTCGTTGCCAAAGAGGCGATGAGCGAAAAAGACAAGCTCTCTTGGCTCATCCTCAACCGCGCCAGCAGCGGCAGCGACGGCGACAATGCCGCACTTTCCGCAGCAGCAGGCGCGCTCCTTGCCGGACAAGTCAACGACAGGCTCGGACTGGTGGACGATTTGGGCATCACCAGCCAACGCAGCCGCAACGCCCAAACCGGCGAACTCAACCCCGCCGAACAAGTGCTGACCGTCGGCAAGCAGTTCACCAACAACCTCTACGCAGGTTACGAATACGGTCTTTCCAGTGCCGAACAGTCGGTCAAGCTCGTGTACCAGCTCACCCGCGCCATCCAAGCCGTCGCCCGCGTCGGCAGCCGTTCATACGGCGGCGAGTTGAAATACACCATCCGTTTCGACAGGCTCTTCCGTTCGGATTACGAAAACGACCGCAAAATCGAAGAAGCGGAAAAACAGAAAGCCGAGCAAACGCAATAA
- the yccS gene encoding YccS family putative transporter — translation MKLPPLKPLIITSLPVFASVFIAATLVWRFGTPKLAMPFVLGIIAGGLVDLDNRLTGRLKNIIITVALFTLSSLVAQSTLGTGLPFILAMTLMTFGFTILGAVGLKYRTFAFGALAVATYTTLTYTPETFWLTNPVMILLGTVLYSTCTLVFQIILPHRPVQESVANAYEALGGYFDAKADFFDPDEAAWLGNRQIDLAMSNTGVITAFNQCRAALFYRLRGKHRHPRTAKMLRYYFTAQDIHERVSSAHADYTELTDTLKNTDLIFRIRRLLEMQGQACRNVAAALRNGKDYTYSKRLGRAMEGCRQSLAHYTDDHPESRNIHHIRRLLDNLGSVDHQLRQLQHSDSPAENENSSDTRIAALENSSLKNVWQTVRSQLNFESGVFRHATRLSILVAASCIIVEILHLNLGYWILLTAVFVCQPNYTATKSRVYQRIAGTILGVIVGSLVPYFTPSVETKLWIVIASTTLFFMTRSYKYSFSTFFITIQALTSFSLAGLDVYAAMPVRIIDTIVGSVLAWAAVTYLWPDWRYLTLEKTAAQTVGGNGAYLRKILDQLQYGIADDVEYRTVRRQAHERTATLSSTLSDMSSEPKKYGNNLQSGFNLLKTSYALTGYISALGAYRSEMDGACSPDFVRKFYQSGYRIADLLEHLPQTGEQDFQTTLSQIRTDLETLQTEAGDERQSHILHRQLTLIANQLDPCYRSLHDIEASPQAV, via the coding sequence ATGAAACTCCCGCCGCTCAAACCCCTCATCATCACCTCGCTGCCCGTTTTCGCCAGCGTCTTTATCGCCGCAACCCTCGTCTGGCGGTTTGGCACGCCCAAGCTCGCCATGCCCTTCGTGCTCGGCATCATCGCGGGCGGCCTCGTCGATTTGGACAACCGCCTGACAGGTCGTCTGAAAAACATCATCATCACCGTCGCCCTGTTCACCCTCTCGTCGCTCGTCGCCCAAAGCACGCTCGGCACCGGCCTGCCCTTCATCCTCGCCATGACCCTGATGACGTTCGGCTTTACCATTTTGGGCGCGGTCGGGCTGAAATACCGCACTTTCGCGTTCGGCGCACTTGCCGTCGCCACCTACACCACGCTCACCTACACCCCCGAAACCTTCTGGCTGACCAATCCCGTCATGATTCTGCTCGGGACCGTGTTATACAGCACCTGCACACTCGTTTTCCAAATCATCCTCCCGCACCGCCCCGTCCAAGAAAGCGTCGCCAACGCCTACGAAGCGCTCGGCGGCTATTTTGACGCCAAAGCCGACTTTTTCGATCCCGACGAAGCCGCCTGGCTCGGCAACCGTCAAATCGACCTTGCCATGAGCAACACCGGCGTTATTACCGCCTTCAACCAATGCCGCGCCGCCCTGTTTTACCGCCTGCGCGGCAAACACCGCCACCCGCGCACCGCCAAAATGCTGCGCTACTACTTCACCGCCCAAGATATACACGAACGCGTCAGCTCCGCCCACGCCGACTACACCGAGCTGACCGACACCCTCAAAAACACCGACCTCATCTTCCGCATCCGCCGCCTGCTCGAAATGCAGGGGCAGGCGTGCCGCAACGTTGCCGCCGCCCTGAGGAACGGCAAAGACTACACATACAGCAAACGCCTCGGACGCGCGATGGAAGGCTGCCGCCAATCCCTCGCCCACTACACCGACGACCACCCCGAAAGCCGCAACATCCACCACATCCGCCGCCTGCTCGACAACCTCGGCAGCGTCGACCACCAACTGCGCCAACTCCAACACAGCGACTCCCCCGCCGAAAACGAAAACAGCAGCGACACCCGCATCGCCGCCCTCGAAAACAGCAGCCTGAAAAACGTCTGGCAGACCGTCCGCAGCCAGCTCAACTTCGAGTCGGGCGTTTTCCGTCATGCCACGCGCCTCTCCATCCTCGTTGCCGCCTCCTGCATCATCGTCGAAATCCTCCATCTCAACCTCGGCTACTGGATACTCCTGACCGCAGTCTTCGTCTGCCAACCCAACTACACCGCCACCAAAAGCCGCGTGTACCAACGCATCGCCGGCACCATCCTCGGCGTCATCGTCGGCTCCCTTGTGCCTTATTTCACCCCGTCCGTCGAAACCAAACTCTGGATCGTCATCGCCAGCACCACCCTGTTTTTCATGACCCGAAGCTACAAATACAGCTTCTCCACCTTCTTCATCACCATCCAAGCCCTCACCAGCTTCTCTCTCGCCGGGCTGGACGTCTATGCCGCCATGCCCGTCCGCATCATCGACACCATCGTCGGCTCCGTCCTCGCGTGGGCAGCCGTCACCTACCTCTGGCCGGACTGGCGTTACCTCACCCTCGAAAAAACCGCCGCCCAAACCGTCGGCGGCAACGGCGCCTACCTCAGAAAAATCCTCGACCAGCTCCAATACGGCATCGCCGACGACGTCGAATACCGCACCGTCCGCCGCCAAGCCCACGAACGCACCGCTACCCTCAGCAGCACCCTCTCCGACATGAGCAGCGAACCCAAAAAATACGGCAACAACCTGCAAAGCGGCTTCAACCTTCTCAAAACCAGCTACGCCCTGACCGGCTACATCTCCGCACTCGGCGCATACCGCAGCGAAATGGACGGCGCGTGCAGCCCCGACTTCGTCCGCAAGTTCTACCAAAGCGGCTACCGCATCGCCGACCTGCTCGAACACCTCCCGCAAACCGGCGAACAAGATTTTCAGACGACCCTCTCCCAAATCCGAACCGACTTGGAAACCTTACAAACAGAAGCAGGCGACGAACGTCAAAGCCACATCCTCCACCGGCAGCTCACCCTCATCGCCAACCAGCTCGACCCATGCTACCGCAGCCTGCACGACATTGAAGCCAGCCCGCAGGCCGTGTGA
- the mutS gene encoding DNA mismatch repair protein MutS, with protein sequence MSKSAVSPMMQQYLAIKSQHADKLVFYRMGDFYELFLDDAVEAAKLLDITLTTRGQMDGVPIKMAGVPFHAAEQYLARLVKMGKSVAVCEQVGEVGAGKGPVERKVVRIVTPGTLTDAAFLEDKETNRIAAVNADKKHIAIAWASLQSGEFKTKLTTADKLADELARLQAAEILLPEGKSLPNGFQTTSANITRLNSWQFAADAGAKLLTEYFGCQDLHGFGLDGKEHEAAVGAAGALLNYIRLTQNLLPQHLDGISLETDSQYIGMDAATRRNLEITQTLSGKKSPTLFSILDGCATHMGSRLLALWLHHPLRSRAHIRARQEAVAALGSQCETLQGRLKNIADIERIAARIAVGNARPRDLAALRDSLFALSEIELSAEGSSLLETLKAVFPETLPVAETLKAAMMPEPAVWLKDGGVINQGYSAELDELRHIQNHGDEFLLDLEARERERTGLSTLKVEFNRVHGFYIELSKVQAEQAPADYQRRQTLKNAERFITPELKTFEDKVLTAQEQALALEKRLFEALLKDIQTTLSQLQKAAKAAAALDVLSTFAATAAERGFVCPEFADYPVIHIENGRHPVVEQQVRHFTANHTRLDHKHRLMLLTGPNMGGKSTYMRQVAHIVLMAHTGSFVPADTAQIGPIDQIFTRIGASDDLASNRSTFMVEMSETAYILHHATEQSLVLMDEVGRGTSTFDGLALAHAIAEHLLQKNKSFSLFATHYFELTKLPEAHATAVNMHLSALEQGQDIVFLHHIEPGPASKSYGIAVAKLAGLPNRALKAAQKHLDELEAQAAAVRPQLDIFSTLSPENEYSGFSQDETADTEAQTTASQENHPAHHALAEALNQLRPDDLTPREALDALYRLKQIVEGGE encoded by the coding sequence ATGAGCAAATCCGCCGTTTCCCCGATGATGCAGCAGTATCTCGCCATCAAATCGCAGCACGCCGACAAGCTGGTGTTTTACCGCATGGGCGATTTTTACGAGCTGTTTTTGGATGACGCGGTGGAAGCGGCGAAGCTGTTGGACATCACCCTGACCACGCGCGGGCAGATGGACGGCGTGCCGATTAAGATGGCGGGCGTGCCGTTTCACGCGGCGGAGCAGTATCTGGCGCGGCTGGTGAAGATGGGCAAAAGCGTGGCGGTGTGCGAGCAGGTGGGCGAAGTCGGCGCGGGCAAAGGGCCGGTGGAGCGCAAAGTCGTGCGCATCGTTACGCCCGGCACGCTGACCGACGCGGCGTTTTTGGAAGACAAGGAAACCAACCGCATCGCGGCGGTGAACGCGGATAAAAAACACATCGCCATCGCGTGGGCATCTTTGCAAAGCGGCGAATTCAAAACCAAGCTGACGACGGCGGACAAACTCGCCGACGAGCTGGCGCGTTTGCAGGCGGCGGAAATCCTGTTGCCCGAAGGCAAAAGCCTGCCTAATGGTTTTCAGACGACCTCTGCCAACATCACGCGCCTGAACTCGTGGCAGTTTGCCGCCGACGCGGGCGCGAAATTGTTGACCGAATACTTCGGCTGCCAAGACCTGCACGGCTTTGGTTTGGACGGCAAGGAACACGAAGCCGCCGTCGGCGCGGCGGGCGCGCTGTTGAACTACATCCGCCTGACGCAAAACCTGTTGCCGCAACACCTCGACGGCATTTCGCTCGAAACCGACAGCCAATATATCGGCATGGATGCCGCCACGCGCCGCAATCTCGAAATCACGCAAACCCTCTCCGGCAAAAAATCGCCGACCCTGTTTTCCATACTCGACGGCTGCGCCACCCACATGGGCAGCCGCCTCTTGGCACTCTGGCTGCACCACCCCTTACGCAGCCGCGCCCACATCCGCGCCCGCCAAGAAGCCGTTGCCGCGCTGGGTTCGCAATGCGAAACCCTGCAAGGCCGTCTGAAAAACATTGCAGACATCGAACGCATCGCCGCCCGCATCGCCGTCGGCAACGCCCGCCCGCGCGACCTCGCCGCCCTGCGTGACAGCCTGTTTGCCCTGTCCGAAATCGAATTGTCCGCCGAGGGCAGCAGTCTCTTAGAAACCCTCAAAGCTGTTTTCCCCGAAACCCTGCCCGTCGCCGAAACCCTCAAAGCCGCCATGATGCCCGAACCCGCCGTCTGGCTCAAAGACGGCGGCGTCATTAACCAAGGCTATTCCGCAGAACTCGACGAGTTGCGCCACATCCAAAACCACGGCGACGAATTCCTGCTCGACCTCGAAGCGCGCGAACGCGAACGCACCGGCCTCTCCACCCTCAAAGTCGAGTTCAACCGCGTCCACGGCTTCTACATCGAGCTATCCAAAGTCCAAGCCGAACAAGCCCCTGCCGACTACCAACGCCGCCAGACCCTGAAAAACGCCGAACGCTTCATCACCCCCGAACTCAAAACCTTCGAAGACAAAGTCCTGACCGCGCAAGAGCAGGCATTGGCATTGGAAAAACGCCTGTTTGAAGCCCTCCTCAAAGACATTCAGACGACCCTTTCCCAGCTTCAAAAAGCCGCCAAAGCCGCCGCCGCCCTCGACGTACTCTCCACCTTCGCCGCCACCGCCGCCGAACGCGGCTTCGTCTGCCCCGAGTTCGCCGACTACCCTGTCATCCATATCGAAAACGGCCGCCATCCCGTCGTCGAGCAGCAAGTGCGCCACTTCACCGCCAACCACACCCGCCTCGACCACAAACACCGCCTCATGCTCCTGACCGGCCCCAACATGGGCGGCAAATCCACCTACATGCGCCAAGTCGCCCACATCGTCCTCATGGCGCACACCGGCAGCTTCGTCCCCGCCGATACCGCCCAAATCGGGCCCATCGACCAAATCTTCACCCGCATCGGCGCCTCCGACGACCTCGCCTCCAACCGCTCCACCTTCATGGTCGAAATGAGCGAAACCGCCTACATCCTCCACCACGCCACCGAACAATCCCTCGTCCTCATGGACGAAGTCGGACGCGGCACCTCCACCTTCGACGGCCTCGCCCTCGCACACGCCATCGCCGAACACCTGCTGCAAAAAAACAAATCCTTCAGCCTCTTCGCCACCCACTATTTCGAACTGACCAAACTGCCCGAAGCCCACGCGACGGCAGTCAACATGCACCTCTCCGCGCTCGAACAAGGACAAGACATCGTCTTCCTCCACCACATCGAACCCGGTCCCGCCAGCAAAAGCTACGGCATTGCCGTCGCCAAACTCGCCGGTCTGCCCAACCGCGCCCTCAAAGCCGCCCAAAAACATCTGGACGAACTCGAAGCCCAAGCCGCCGCCGTCCGTCCGCAGTTGGACATCTTCAGCACCCTGTCGCCTGAAAACGAATACAGCGGATTTAGCCAAGACGAAACAGCGGACACTGAAGCCCAAACCACCGCAAGCCAAGAAAACCACCCCGCCCACCACGCACTCGCCGAAGCCCTAAACCAACTCCGCCCCGACGACCTCACCCCCCGCGAAGCCCTAGACGCACTGTACCGCCTCAAACAGATTGTTGAAGGCGGGGAGTAA
- a CDS encoding DUF4424 family protein gives MKPNTFLMLLLLAGAAHANDSMGTVSTSGIKYLKNPHIDMQSEDLYISEHQIRVHYRFKNTSSQDLTETVLFPLPIVPAFTDYDFADTKGLVDSFRIYADGKPVRPQAHVRAYFERSNGSLVDVTADLKKCGLSDQELMHPWTQKQDGEKIGSKIRACRSAKVQSMLPKQPDELPDWSAQIVYSWKQTFKAGSVTEIKHQYTPLVGGSFLPSLKAKDSKAFIDAYCMDENFLNNFKNVKEASNVYHHLGYILTTGANWAKPIGKFTLTIDREPNTVLSLCWDKSLRKVGPNRFQAVKENFLPKKDLDIIFVYD, from the coding sequence ATGAAACCCAATACCTTCCTAATGCTCCTCCTGCTTGCCGGAGCAGCCCATGCCAACGACAGCATGGGTACAGTCAGCACAAGCGGCATCAAATATCTGAAAAATCCGCATATCGATATGCAGAGCGAAGATTTGTACATCAGCGAACACCAGATTCGCGTGCATTACCGGTTTAAAAACACCTCCTCGCAAGACCTTACCGAAACCGTCCTTTTCCCTTTGCCGATTGTCCCTGCTTTCACCGATTACGACTTTGCCGACACCAAAGGCTTGGTTGACAGCTTCCGAATTTACGCCGACGGTAAACCTGTCCGCCCGCAAGCCCACGTCCGTGCTTATTTTGAACGGAGTAACGGCTCGCTGGTGGACGTGACCGCCGATTTGAAAAAATGCGGTTTGAGCGATCAGGAACTGATGCACCCTTGGACGCAAAAGCAAGACGGTGAAAAAATCGGCAGCAAAATCAGAGCCTGCCGCTCCGCCAAAGTCCAATCCATGCTGCCCAAGCAGCCGGATGAACTGCCCGATTGGTCGGCGCAGATTGTTTACAGCTGGAAGCAAACCTTCAAAGCCGGCAGCGTCACCGAAATCAAACACCAATACACCCCGCTGGTCGGCGGCAGCTTCCTGCCTTCGCTCAAAGCCAAAGACAGCAAAGCATTTATAGACGCTTACTGCATGGATGAAAACTTCCTTAACAACTTTAAAAATGTGAAAGAAGCTTCAAATGTCTATCACCATTTGGGCTATATCCTGACCACAGGTGCCAACTGGGCAAAACCCATCGGTAAATTCACCCTGACCATAGACCGTGAGCCCAATACCGTGCTGTCGCTCTGCTGGGACAAATCCCTGCGCAAAGTCGGGCCGAACCGTTTCCAAGCAGTCAAAGAAAATTTCCTGCCGAAAAAAGACTTGGACATCATTTTCGTTTACGACTAA